A genomic stretch from Falco cherrug isolate bFalChe1 chromosome 1, bFalChe1.pri, whole genome shotgun sequence includes:
- the PCDH18 gene encoding protocadherin-18 isoform X1, translated as MNCRNLPMHRLGSKMHFIFIFALMIISFNKAALGRNLKYRIYEEQRVGSVIARLSEDVADVLLKMPNPSSVRFRAMQRGNSPLLVVREDNGEISIGAKIDREQLCQKNLNCSIEFDVITLPTEHLQLFHVEVEVLDINDNSPQFSRALIPIEISESAAVGTRIPLDSAFDPDVGDNSLHTYSLSTNDFFSIEVRTRTDGAKYAELIVVRELDRELKSSYELQLTASDKGVPQRSGSSLLKISISDSNDNSPVFEQQSYIIQLLENSPIGTLLIDLNATDPDEGANGKVVYSFSSHVSAKIVETFKVDSERGHLTLLKQVDYEATKSYEIDAQAQDLGPNSIPAHCKIIIKVVDVNDNRPEINLNLMSPEKEEIAYVSEGSPLDTFVALVRVQDKDSGMNGEIVCKLHGHGHFKLQKTYENNYLILTNATLDREKRSEYSLTVIAEDKGTPSLSTVKHFTVQISDENDNPPRFQTNRYEVVILENNSPGAYITSVTATDPDLGDNGQVTYTILESYILGSSVTTYVTIDPSNGAIYALRTFDHEEVNQIAFVVQARDGGSQQLVSNTTVVLTVIDENDNAPVIVGPVLRNSTAEISIPKDAGIGFLVTRVRATDRDSGMNSELSCSIAADKENSIFVMDPKTCDISINVSIESVPAKQWEFFVIVQDKGSPQLSTKALLKCTVFEYVYSFASTEATLVSQPSLDVSMITIISLGSICAVLLVIMVIFATRCNREKKDTRSYNCRVAESTYQHHPKRPSRQIHKGDITLVPTVNGTLPIRSHHRASPSPSPTLERGQMSSRQSHHSHQSLNSLVTISSNHVPENFSLELTHATPAVEQVSQLLSMLHQGQYQPRPSFRGNKYSRSYRYALQDMDKFSLKDSGRGDSEAGDSDYDLGRESPIDRLLGEGFSDLFLTDGRIPAAMRLCTEECRVLGHSDQCWMPPLPSPSSDYRSNMFIPGEEFQSPQQQLQLQQQQQQGLEEDAQPADASEKKKSFSTFGKDCQSEEDSGDTCTSSLLSEMSSVFQRLLPPSLDAYAECNEMDRSNSLERRKGHLPAKTVNYPQGVAAWAASTHFQNPANNGPTMGTHSSAQPSSKWLPAMEEIPENYEEDDFDNVLNHLSDGKHELMDASELVAEINKLLQDVRQN; from the exons ATGAATTGCAGAAACTTACCAATGCACCGGCTCGGCAGTAAAATGCACTTTATATTCATTTTTGCACTGATGATAATATCTTTCAATAAGGCTGCGCTCGGCAGGAATTTGAAATACAGGATTTATGAGGAGCAGAGAGTTGGATCAGTAATTGCGAGACTGTCGGAGGATGTAGctgatgttttattaaaaatgcctAACCCTTCCTCGGTTCGGTTTCGAGCCATGCAGAGGGGGAATTCTCCCTTGCTCGTAGTCCGCGAGGATAACGGAGAGATCAGCATAGGGGCTAAAATTGATCGGGAGCAACTCTGCCAGAAAAACTTAAACTGCTCCATCGAGTTTGATGTGATCACTCTGCCCACTGAACATCTGCAGCTTTTCCATGTTGAAGTTGAAGTGCTGGATATTAACGACAACTCTCCCCAGTTTTCCAGAGCTCTCATCCCGATCGAAATATCAGAGAGCGCAGCCGTAGGAACCCGGATCCCTTTGGACAGCGCTTTTGATCCAGATGTAGGGGATAACTCCCTTCACACTTACTCCCTTTctacaaatgatttttttagCATTGAGGTGCGAACCAGGACCGATGGTGCTAAGTATGCGGAGCTGATTGTGGTCAGAGAGCTGGACCGGGAGTTGAAGTCAAGTTATGAACTCCAGCTCACTGCCTCAGATAAAGGGGTGCCTCAGAGATCCGGCTCATCCCTCctgaaaataagcatttctgATTCTAATGACAACAGCCCGGTTTTCGAGCAGCAGTCCTATATAATCCAGCTCCTAGAAAACTCACCCATCGGGACTTTGCTCATAGACCTCAATGCCACTGACCCAGATGAGGGCGCTAACGGTAAAGTCGTGTACTCCTTCAGTAGTCATGTTTCTGCCAAAATTGTAGAGACTTTTAAGGTAGATTCAGAAAGAGGGCACCTGACCCTCCTGAAGCAAGTGGACTATGAAGCAACCAAATCCTATGAAATTGATGCTCAGGCTCAAGATTTGGGGCCGAATTCTATTCCAGCTCATTGCAAAATCATAATTAAAGTTGTGGATGTGAATGACAACAGACCTGAAATTAACTTAAACCTGATGTCcccagagaaagaagagataGCCTACGTTTCTGAAGGGTCACCCTTGGACACTTTCGTGGCCCTGGTCAGAGTGCAAGACAAGGACTCTGGTATGAATGGAGAGATAGTTTGCAAGCTCCATGGACATGGCCACTTTAAACTCCAAAAGACTTATGAAAATAACTATTTAATCTTGACTAATGCCACTCTAGATAGGGAAAAGAGATCTGAATACAGCTTGACTGTAATAGCGGAGGACAAGGGAACGCCAAGTCTTTCCACAGTGAAACACTTTACTGTCCAAATCAGTGATGAAAATGACAACCCTCCCCGCTTCCAGACAAACAGATACGAAGTTGTTATCTTGGAAAATAACTCTCCGGGAGCGTACATCACGTCAGTCACAGCCACAGACCCAGATCTAGGTGACAACGGGCAGGTGACGTACACCATTTTGGAGAGCTATATTTTGGGAAGTTCTGTAACAACCTATGTGACCATCGATCCCTCCAATGGGGCGATCTATGCCCTGCGAACCTTTGACCATGAAGAAGTAAATCAAATTGCCTTTGTGGTTCAAGCTAGGGATGGAGGGAGTCAGCAGCTTGTTAGTAATACCACGGTTGTACTGACCGTCATCGACGAAAATGACAACGCTCCCGTCATTGTGGGGCCAGTGCTACGcaacagcacagcagaaatCTCCATCCCTAAAGATGCTGGCATTGGCTTTCTTGTCACCAGGGTAAGGGCCACGGATAGAGACTCTGGTATGAACTCTGAGCTCAGCTGCTCCATAGCCGCTGAcaaggaaaacagcatctttGTGATGGATCCCAAAACTTGTGACATCTCTATCAATGTGAGCATAGAATCAGTGCCAGCAAAACAATGGGAGTTTTTTGTGATAGTCCAGGATAAAGGCAGCCCTCAGCTTAGTACTAAAGCACTTCTGAAATGCACCGTTTTTGAGTATGTTTATTCATTTGCAAGCACAGAAGCAACTTTGGTGAGCCAGCCCTCCCTGGATGTCTCCATGATAACCATTATATCCTTAGGATCGATATGTGCTGTGTTGTTGGTCATTATGGTTATCTTTGCTACAAGATGTAATCGGGAGAAGAAGGACACCAGATCCTACAACTGTCGCGTGGCGGAGTCGACCTACCAGCACCACCCAAAACGACCCTCACGACAGATCCACAAAGGGGACATTACGTTAGTGCCAACAGTTAATGGCACTTTGCCCATCAGATCTCACCACAGAGCTTCTCCGTCGCCATCTCCGACCCTGGAAAGGGGACAGATGAGCAGCCGGCAgagccaccacagccaccaatcGCTGAACAGCCTGGTGACAATCTCCTCTAACCACGTGCCTGAAAACTTCTCGCTGGAACTCACCCACGCTACTCCGGCTGTTGAG CAGGTTTCTCAGCTTCTCTCGATGCTCCACCAGGGCCAGTATCAACCAAGGCCAAGTTTTCGAGGAAACAAGTATTCCAGAAGCTACAG GTATGCCCTACAAGATATGGATAAATTCAGCTTGAAAGACAGTGGCCGAGGTGACAGTGAAGCTGGAGACAGTGATTATGATTTGGGGAGAGAGTCTCCAATTGACAGACTTCTTGGGGAAGGATTCAGTGACCTTTTCCTTACAGATGGGAGAATTCCTGCAG CGATGCGACTGTGCACGGAGGAGTGCAGGGTTCTGGGGCACTCTGACCAGTGCTGGATGCCACCGttgccctctccctcctctgaCTACAGAAGTAACATGTTCATCCCTGGAGAGGAGTTCCAgtcaccccagcagcagctgcagctgcagcagcagcagcagcagggccttGAGGAAGATGCGCAGCCTGCTGACGCCagtgagaaaaagaagagctttTCCACGTTTGGTAAAGACTGCCAGAGCGAGGAGGATTCAGGGGACACCTGTacctcctctctcctttctgaAATGAGCAGTGTCTTCCAGCGCCTGCTGCCTCCCTCGCTAGATGCCTACGCGGAGTGCAATGAGATGGATCGCTCCAACTCGTTGGAGCGCAGGAAGGGACATTTGCCAGCCAAGACTGTAAATTATCCGCAGGGGGtggcagcctgggcagccagCACACATTTCCAAAATCCTGCCAACAACGGGCCCACTATGGGGACTCACTCGAGCGCGCAGCCTTCCTCCAAGTGGCTGCCAGCCATGGAGGAGATCCCAGAGAATTACGAGGAAGATGATTTTGACAATGTGCTCAACCACCTCAGTGATGGTAAACACGAACTCATGGATGCCAGTGAGCTGGTGGCAGAAATTAACAAGCTGCTGCAAGATGTCCGGCAGAACTAA
- the PCDH18 gene encoding protocadherin-18 isoform X2 produces the protein MNCRNLPMHRLGSKMHFIFIFALMIISFNKAALGRNLKYRIYEEQRVGSVIARLSEDVADVLLKMPNPSSVRFRAMQRGNSPLLVVREDNGEISIGAKIDREQLCQKNLNCSIEFDVITLPTEHLQLFHVEVEVLDINDNSPQFSRALIPIEISESAAVGTRIPLDSAFDPDVGDNSLHTYSLSTNDFFSIEVRTRTDGAKYAELIVVRELDRELKSSYELQLTASDKGVPQRSGSSLLKISISDSNDNSPVFEQQSYIIQLLENSPIGTLLIDLNATDPDEGANGKVVYSFSSHVSAKIVETFKVDSERGHLTLLKQVDYEATKSYEIDAQAQDLGPNSIPAHCKIIIKVVDVNDNRPEINLNLMSPEKEEIAYVSEGSPLDTFVALVRVQDKDSGMNGEIVCKLHGHGHFKLQKTYENNYLILTNATLDREKRSEYSLTVIAEDKGTPSLSTVKHFTVQISDENDNPPRFQTNRYEVVILENNSPGAYITSVTATDPDLGDNGQVTYTILESYILGSSVTTYVTIDPSNGAIYALRTFDHEEVNQIAFVVQARDGGSQQLVSNTTVVLTVIDENDNAPVIVGPVLRNSTAEISIPKDAGIGFLVTRVRATDRDSGMNSELSCSIAADKENSIFVMDPKTCDISINVSIESVPAKQWEFFVIVQDKGSPQLSTKALLKCTVFEYVYSFASTEATLVSQPSLDVSMITIISLGSICAVLLVIMVIFATRCNREKKDTRSYNCRVAESTYQHHPKRPSRQIHKGDITLVPTVNGTLPIRSHHRASPSPSPTLERGQMSSRQSHHSHQSLNSLVTISSNHVPENFSLELTHATPAVEVSQLLSMLHQGQYQPRPSFRGNKYSRSYRYALQDMDKFSLKDSGRGDSEAGDSDYDLGRESPIDRLLGEGFSDLFLTDGRIPAAMRLCTEECRVLGHSDQCWMPPLPSPSSDYRSNMFIPGEEFQSPQQQLQLQQQQQQGLEEDAQPADASEKKKSFSTFGKDCQSEEDSGDTCTSSLLSEMSSVFQRLLPPSLDAYAECNEMDRSNSLERRKGHLPAKTVNYPQGVAAWAASTHFQNPANNGPTMGTHSSAQPSSKWLPAMEEIPENYEEDDFDNVLNHLSDGKHELMDASELVAEINKLLQDVRQN, from the exons ATGAATTGCAGAAACTTACCAATGCACCGGCTCGGCAGTAAAATGCACTTTATATTCATTTTTGCACTGATGATAATATCTTTCAATAAGGCTGCGCTCGGCAGGAATTTGAAATACAGGATTTATGAGGAGCAGAGAGTTGGATCAGTAATTGCGAGACTGTCGGAGGATGTAGctgatgttttattaaaaatgcctAACCCTTCCTCGGTTCGGTTTCGAGCCATGCAGAGGGGGAATTCTCCCTTGCTCGTAGTCCGCGAGGATAACGGAGAGATCAGCATAGGGGCTAAAATTGATCGGGAGCAACTCTGCCAGAAAAACTTAAACTGCTCCATCGAGTTTGATGTGATCACTCTGCCCACTGAACATCTGCAGCTTTTCCATGTTGAAGTTGAAGTGCTGGATATTAACGACAACTCTCCCCAGTTTTCCAGAGCTCTCATCCCGATCGAAATATCAGAGAGCGCAGCCGTAGGAACCCGGATCCCTTTGGACAGCGCTTTTGATCCAGATGTAGGGGATAACTCCCTTCACACTTACTCCCTTTctacaaatgatttttttagCATTGAGGTGCGAACCAGGACCGATGGTGCTAAGTATGCGGAGCTGATTGTGGTCAGAGAGCTGGACCGGGAGTTGAAGTCAAGTTATGAACTCCAGCTCACTGCCTCAGATAAAGGGGTGCCTCAGAGATCCGGCTCATCCCTCctgaaaataagcatttctgATTCTAATGACAACAGCCCGGTTTTCGAGCAGCAGTCCTATATAATCCAGCTCCTAGAAAACTCACCCATCGGGACTTTGCTCATAGACCTCAATGCCACTGACCCAGATGAGGGCGCTAACGGTAAAGTCGTGTACTCCTTCAGTAGTCATGTTTCTGCCAAAATTGTAGAGACTTTTAAGGTAGATTCAGAAAGAGGGCACCTGACCCTCCTGAAGCAAGTGGACTATGAAGCAACCAAATCCTATGAAATTGATGCTCAGGCTCAAGATTTGGGGCCGAATTCTATTCCAGCTCATTGCAAAATCATAATTAAAGTTGTGGATGTGAATGACAACAGACCTGAAATTAACTTAAACCTGATGTCcccagagaaagaagagataGCCTACGTTTCTGAAGGGTCACCCTTGGACACTTTCGTGGCCCTGGTCAGAGTGCAAGACAAGGACTCTGGTATGAATGGAGAGATAGTTTGCAAGCTCCATGGACATGGCCACTTTAAACTCCAAAAGACTTATGAAAATAACTATTTAATCTTGACTAATGCCACTCTAGATAGGGAAAAGAGATCTGAATACAGCTTGACTGTAATAGCGGAGGACAAGGGAACGCCAAGTCTTTCCACAGTGAAACACTTTACTGTCCAAATCAGTGATGAAAATGACAACCCTCCCCGCTTCCAGACAAACAGATACGAAGTTGTTATCTTGGAAAATAACTCTCCGGGAGCGTACATCACGTCAGTCACAGCCACAGACCCAGATCTAGGTGACAACGGGCAGGTGACGTACACCATTTTGGAGAGCTATATTTTGGGAAGTTCTGTAACAACCTATGTGACCATCGATCCCTCCAATGGGGCGATCTATGCCCTGCGAACCTTTGACCATGAAGAAGTAAATCAAATTGCCTTTGTGGTTCAAGCTAGGGATGGAGGGAGTCAGCAGCTTGTTAGTAATACCACGGTTGTACTGACCGTCATCGACGAAAATGACAACGCTCCCGTCATTGTGGGGCCAGTGCTACGcaacagcacagcagaaatCTCCATCCCTAAAGATGCTGGCATTGGCTTTCTTGTCACCAGGGTAAGGGCCACGGATAGAGACTCTGGTATGAACTCTGAGCTCAGCTGCTCCATAGCCGCTGAcaaggaaaacagcatctttGTGATGGATCCCAAAACTTGTGACATCTCTATCAATGTGAGCATAGAATCAGTGCCAGCAAAACAATGGGAGTTTTTTGTGATAGTCCAGGATAAAGGCAGCCCTCAGCTTAGTACTAAAGCACTTCTGAAATGCACCGTTTTTGAGTATGTTTATTCATTTGCAAGCACAGAAGCAACTTTGGTGAGCCAGCCCTCCCTGGATGTCTCCATGATAACCATTATATCCTTAGGATCGATATGTGCTGTGTTGTTGGTCATTATGGTTATCTTTGCTACAAGATGTAATCGGGAGAAGAAGGACACCAGATCCTACAACTGTCGCGTGGCGGAGTCGACCTACCAGCACCACCCAAAACGACCCTCACGACAGATCCACAAAGGGGACATTACGTTAGTGCCAACAGTTAATGGCACTTTGCCCATCAGATCTCACCACAGAGCTTCTCCGTCGCCATCTCCGACCCTGGAAAGGGGACAGATGAGCAGCCGGCAgagccaccacagccaccaatcGCTGAACAGCCTGGTGACAATCTCCTCTAACCACGTGCCTGAAAACTTCTCGCTGGAACTCACCCACGCTACTCCGGCTGTTGAG GTTTCTCAGCTTCTCTCGATGCTCCACCAGGGCCAGTATCAACCAAGGCCAAGTTTTCGAGGAAACAAGTATTCCAGAAGCTACAG GTATGCCCTACAAGATATGGATAAATTCAGCTTGAAAGACAGTGGCCGAGGTGACAGTGAAGCTGGAGACAGTGATTATGATTTGGGGAGAGAGTCTCCAATTGACAGACTTCTTGGGGAAGGATTCAGTGACCTTTTCCTTACAGATGGGAGAATTCCTGCAG CGATGCGACTGTGCACGGAGGAGTGCAGGGTTCTGGGGCACTCTGACCAGTGCTGGATGCCACCGttgccctctccctcctctgaCTACAGAAGTAACATGTTCATCCCTGGAGAGGAGTTCCAgtcaccccagcagcagctgcagctgcagcagcagcagcagcagggccttGAGGAAGATGCGCAGCCTGCTGACGCCagtgagaaaaagaagagctttTCCACGTTTGGTAAAGACTGCCAGAGCGAGGAGGATTCAGGGGACACCTGTacctcctctctcctttctgaAATGAGCAGTGTCTTCCAGCGCCTGCTGCCTCCCTCGCTAGATGCCTACGCGGAGTGCAATGAGATGGATCGCTCCAACTCGTTGGAGCGCAGGAAGGGACATTTGCCAGCCAAGACTGTAAATTATCCGCAGGGGGtggcagcctgggcagccagCACACATTTCCAAAATCCTGCCAACAACGGGCCCACTATGGGGACTCACTCGAGCGCGCAGCCTTCCTCCAAGTGGCTGCCAGCCATGGAGGAGATCCCAGAGAATTACGAGGAAGATGATTTTGACAATGTGCTCAACCACCTCAGTGATGGTAAACACGAACTCATGGATGCCAGTGAGCTGGTGGCAGAAATTAACAAGCTGCTGCAAGATGTCCGGCAGAACTAA